A portion of the Rhodopseudomonas sp. BAL398 genome contains these proteins:
- a CDS encoding alpha/beta fold hydrolase, with the protein MTPRRGGHRLVHGVRLHFLDFAEHHDGPAILLLPGITSPAETWAFVAERLAATHRVVVPDIRGRGLSDARPGLGYSLDDYAADALGLIAALGLEKPIVIGHSMGARIAGRLGATAPDVASKLVLVDPPLSGPGRTPYPTPLGSYLTAIDAASRGASIAEFRQFTPTWSDDQIALRLEWLPTCSVEAVTETHRNFQEEEIFPDFPRITCPCLLIYAGNAKVVSPEQAADIVRLLPDGRAVMVRAGHMIPWDNLDDFIAATLAFLLPA; encoded by the coding sequence ATGACGCCGCGACGAGGCGGGCACCGTCTGGTGCACGGCGTGCGTTTGCACTTTCTGGATTTCGCCGAGCACCATGACGGGCCTGCGATCCTGTTGCTGCCGGGAATCACCAGCCCCGCCGAGACCTGGGCGTTCGTCGCCGAGCGGCTGGCGGCGACCCACCGCGTGGTTGTGCCGGACATTCGCGGCCGAGGGCTTTCCGACGCCCGGCCGGGCCTCGGCTATTCGCTCGATGATTACGCGGCGGATGCTTTAGGATTGATCGCGGCGCTCGGGCTGGAGAAGCCGATCGTGATCGGCCATTCGATGGGCGCGCGGATTGCCGGTCGTCTGGGGGCGACGGCGCCGGATGTTGCGTCCAAGCTGGTGCTGGTCGATCCGCCGTTGTCCGGACCTGGGCGGACGCCGTATCCGACGCCGCTCGGCTCGTATCTGACGGCGATCGACGCCGCGTCCCGCGGGGCGTCGATCGCGGAATTCCGCCAGTTCACGCCGACCTGGAGCGACGACCAGATCGCCCTGCGGCTGGAGTGGCTGCCGACCTGCAGCGTCGAGGCGGTGACGGAAACACATCGGAATTTTCAGGAGGAAGAGATCTTTCCGGACTTCCCGCGGATCACTTGTCCGTGTCTGCTGATCTATGCGGGCAACGCCAAGGTGGTCTCGCCCGAACAGGCCGCCGACATCGTGCGGCTGCTGCCCGATGGCCGGGCGGTCATGGTCCGGGCCGGGCACATGATTCCGTGGGACAATCTGGACGATTTCATCGCCGCAACGCTGGCCTTCCTGCTGCCTGCATGA